One window of the Sulfitobacter sp. HNIBRBA3233 genome contains the following:
- a CDS encoding c-type cytochrome produces the protein MNRPLALGLGAAVLAGAVALAVSWGSGAPAGTTLMASDPDVVARGEQIYAENCAACHGKNLEGQPDWRIPGPDGRLPAPPHDETGHTWHHDGETLFRLTKYGAGAVIGDPDYASNMPIYEGVLTDEEIIAVLSYIKSTWPQEIRQRHDEMENRS, from the coding sequence GTGAACCGGCCTCTGGCCCTTGGACTGGGTGCGGCGGTTCTGGCTGGAGCCGTCGCACTCGCCGTCAGTTGGGGCAGCGGTGCGCCTGCCGGAACCACTCTCATGGCCTCCGATCCTGATGTCGTAGCCCGCGGAGAGCAGATCTATGCCGAGAATTGCGCAGCCTGTCACGGCAAGAACCTCGAAGGTCAGCCCGACTGGCGGATCCCCGGGCCCGACGGGCGGCTCCCCGCGCCACCGCACGATGAAACCGGGCACACGTGGCACCACGACGGGGAGACGCTGTTCCGTCTGACCAAATACGGCGCCGGTGCCGTGATCGGGGATCCCGATTACGCCTCCAACATGCCGATCTACGAGGGTGTCCTCACGGACGAGGAGATCATAGCCGTGCTGAGCTATATCAAATCGACGTGGCCGCAGGAGATCCGGCAACGCCACGACGAAATGGAGAACAGATCATGA
- a CDS encoding MauE/DoxX family redox-associated membrane protein, with amino-acid sequence MPKDTRDVADVTSDPATAATGKTAVLYRMALPNHLCPSGQKARWLLKSKGYDIDDRLFRERAEVDAFKEEYDVPTTPQIWIEGQRVGGYDALRQKLTDYDPKAKTYTPVIFLFAVAAATALALSIGFLGTISWQTLGWFISVSMILLGMQKLRDIEGFTTMFLNYDLLARKWVPYAYIYPWVETGAGVLMTGMLLTWLAAPAALFIATVGAISVFKAVYIDKRELKCACVGGNSNVPLGFVSLTENLMMMGMAIVMLVMIFA; translated from the coding sequence ATGCCGAAAGACACCCGCGACGTTGCAGATGTGACGAGCGATCCCGCCACAGCCGCAACAGGAAAGACTGCCGTCCTATACCGGATGGCGTTGCCGAACCATCTGTGCCCATCGGGTCAAAAGGCCCGCTGGCTGCTAAAATCGAAGGGCTACGACATCGATGACCGGCTGTTCCGCGAACGCGCTGAAGTCGATGCCTTCAAGGAGGAATACGACGTTCCGACCACGCCCCAGATCTGGATCGAGGGGCAGCGTGTCGGCGGCTACGACGCCCTGCGCCAGAAGCTGACCGATTACGATCCCAAAGCAAAAACCTATACGCCGGTGATCTTTCTCTTCGCTGTGGCCGCAGCGACGGCATTGGCTTTGTCCATCGGATTTCTCGGGACGATCTCGTGGCAAACGCTCGGCTGGTTTATCTCGGTATCCATGATCCTTCTGGGGATGCAGAAACTCCGCGACATCGAAGGCTTTACGACGATGTTCCTCAACTACGATCTGCTGGCCCGCAAATGGGTGCCCTATGCCTATATTTACCCATGGGTCGAGACGGGCGCCGGTGTCCTGATGACCGGCATGCTGTTGACGTGGCTCGCCGCCCCTGCCGCGCTTTTCATCGCCACAGTCGGCGCGATCAGCGTGTTCAAGGCGGTCTACATCGACAAGCGCGAGCTGAAATGCGCCTGTGTCGGCGGCAATTCGAACGTGCCACTGGGCTTTGTAAGCCTCACCGAGAACCTGATGATGATGGGCATGGCAATCGTCATGCTGGTGATGATTTTCGCCTAA
- a CDS encoding transketolase, with protein MPDPHLRTIEQRLLWLSHWMIHHANHIRPKVDGIKIGGHQASSASMVSIMTALYFSALRPQDRVAVKPHASPVFHAMHYLMGNISREKLEGFRAFGGAQSYPSRTKDVDDVDFSTGSVGLGVAVTSFASMIQDYIAAKSWGHDIPKGRMVALVGDAELDEGNVYECLQEGWKNDLRNVWWIVDYNRQSLDGIVHEGLFQRIEKSFDAFGWDVVKVKYGKLQRAAFAEPGGDALRDWIDRCPNSDYAALTFQGGAIWRKRLMDDLGDQGPVTALIDLRSDDELADLMENLGGNCVETMAETFAAIDHDRPVCFLAYTIKGWGTPIAGHKDNHGGLMTSAQMAEWQAHMGVPEGQEWDRFATVKDVAALKEYLAEVSFFSRGARRYDDDALPVPAIAAPADREISTQMAFGKILDALAKSRDPLAERIVTTSPDVTGTTSLGPWVNRRKLFARDARKDVFRSLQIPSTAKWEFSPDGQHIELGIAEMNLCLLLAAAGLSTQLFGKRLMPVGTVYDPFVARALDALNYACYQDARFMLVGTPSGVTLAPEGGAHQSIGTPLIGISQPGLTSFEPAYADELAVIMAWAFDHMQQDKGGSVYLRLTTNPLEQPGARGGDSFASDVTEGAYWLRRPGPNCETVIAYQGAVAPEVIAAAGKVGSARRDVGVLAVTSADRLHAGWSAAQRDRMQGADGAISHIEQLLRDLPPHCTLVTVIDGHPATLSWLGGVAGHRVLALGVDAFGQTGTIGDLYHHFGIDSDGIAARIEALTPGRRFCA; from the coding sequence ATGCCCGACCCGCATCTGAGAACCATCGAGCAGAGACTGCTTTGGTTGTCGCATTGGATGATCCATCACGCCAATCACATCCGGCCAAAGGTCGATGGCATCAAGATCGGCGGGCATCAGGCGTCCTCGGCGTCCATGGTTTCGATCATGACCGCGCTTTATTTTTCGGCGCTGCGCCCGCAGGACCGCGTGGCCGTCAAACCCCATGCGTCGCCCGTCTTTCACGCGATGCACTACCTGATGGGCAACATCAGCCGCGAGAAGCTTGAGGGCTTTCGCGCCTTCGGCGGCGCACAGTCCTACCCGTCACGGACAAAGGACGTGGACGATGTGGATTTTTCCACCGGGTCCGTCGGGCTTGGTGTTGCGGTCACATCCTTTGCGTCGATGATTCAGGACTACATCGCGGCGAAATCGTGGGGGCACGACATCCCCAAAGGCCGCATGGTGGCGTTGGTCGGGGATGCCGAACTGGACGAGGGCAATGTCTACGAGTGCCTTCAGGAAGGCTGGAAGAACGATCTGCGCAATGTCTGGTGGATCGTGGATTACAACCGCCAGTCGCTGGACGGGATCGTGCACGAAGGGCTGTTTCAGCGGATCGAGAAGAGCTTCGATGCCTTCGGCTGGGACGTGGTCAAGGTCAAGTACGGCAAGCTCCAGCGTGCGGCCTTTGCGGAACCGGGCGGTGATGCGCTGCGCGACTGGATCGACCGGTGCCCCAACTCCGACTATGCGGCGCTGACCTTTCAGGGCGGTGCGATCTGGCGCAAGCGGCTGATGGACGACCTCGGCGATCAGGGACCTGTCACCGCGCTGATCGACCTGCGTTCCGACGATGAACTGGCGGATCTCATGGAGAACCTCGGCGGCAACTGCGTCGAGACCATGGCCGAGACCTTTGCCGCCATCGACCACGATCGCCCGGTCTGCTTTCTGGCCTACACCATCAAGGGCTGGGGCACGCCGATTGCGGGCCACAAGGACAACCACGGCGGGCTGATGACATCCGCGCAGATGGCCGAATGGCAGGCCCATATGGGCGTGCCGGAAGGACAGGAGTGGGATCGCTTCGCCACCGTCAAGGATGTTGCCGCGCTGAAGGAATATCTTGCCGAGGTGTCCTTCTTCTCCCGCGGTGCGCGGCGGTACGACGATGACGCACTGCCGGTGCCCGCCATCGCCGCCCCTGCCGACCGCGAGATTTCGACCCAGATGGCCTTCGGCAAGATCCTCGATGCGCTGGCAAAATCGCGTGATCCGCTGGCCGAGCGTATCGTCACCACATCGCCCGATGTCACCGGCACCACCAGCCTTGGCCCGTGGGTGAACCGCCGCAAGCTCTTTGCCCGCGATGCCCGCAAGGACGTGTTCCGCAGCCTCCAGATCCCCTCGACCGCGAAATGGGAATTCTCCCCCGACGGTCAGCATATCGAACTGGGCATCGCGGAGATGAACCTGTGCCTGCTGCTGGCGGCCGCCGGCCTGTCCACCCAGCTTTTCGGCAAGCGTCTGATGCCCGTTGGCACGGTCTATGATCCCTTCGTGGCCCGCGCGCTGGATGCGTTGAACTACGCCTGCTACCAGGACGCGCGTTTCATGCTGGTGGGGACACCTTCGGGTGTCACGCTGGCACCCGAAGGTGGTGCGCACCAGTCCATCGGCACACCGCTGATCGGCATCAGCCAACCGGGTCTTACCAGTTTCGAACCGGCCTATGCGGACGAGCTTGCGGTCATCATGGCCTGGGCCTTTGATCACATGCAGCAGGACAAGGGGGGCTCGGTCTACCTTCGGCTGACCACGAATCCGCTGGAACAGCCGGGCGCACGGGGCGGAGACAGCTTTGCCAGTGACGTGACCGAAGGCGCCTATTGGCTGCGCCGTCCCGGGCCGAATTGCGAAACCGTGATTGCCTATCAGGGCGCTGTCGCCCCCGAGGTTATTGCCGCAGCAGGAAAAGTGGGCAGCGCCAGACGGGACGTGGGCGTGCTGGCGGTGACATCTGCCGACAGGCTCCATGCCGGTTGGTCCGCCGCACAGCGCGACCGGATGCAGGGCGCGGACGGCGCGATCAGCCATATCGAACAGCTGCTGAGGGATCTGCCGCCCCACTGCACGCTCGTCACCGTGATCGACGGCCATCCCGCGACGCTGTCGTGGCTGGGCGGCGTGGCCGGGCACCGGGTGCTGGCGCTGGGCGTGGACGCCTTCGGCCAGACCGGCACGATCGGCGATCTGTATCACCATTTCGGCATCGATTCTGACGGTA
- a CDS encoding Lrp/AsnC family transcriptional regulator: MKDSSKLNEIDRRILRKIASDGRISAQSLGDAVGLSATPVARRLRKLEEIGVITGYAATINEVALGFEVSVFVSVKLDRQIDDALSTFEAAIKGFPEVVDCWLMTGSRDYLMRVVTRTMAEFEQFLVGRLTKVKGVSEIESSIPLRRVKSAGSRTP; encoded by the coding sequence ATGAAGGATTCCTCCAAACTTAACGAGATAGACAGGCGAATCCTTCGAAAGATTGCGTCTGACGGACGCATTTCAGCGCAGTCGCTGGGCGACGCGGTCGGCCTCAGCGCGACTCCGGTGGCCCGCAGGCTCCGCAAACTGGAAGAGATCGGGGTCATCACCGGCTACGCTGCAACAATCAACGAAGTCGCACTTGGATTTGAAGTGTCCGTTTTCGTTTCGGTCAAGCTCGACCGGCAGATCGACGACGCCCTTTCGACTTTCGAAGCCGCCATCAAAGGCTTCCCCGAAGTCGTCGATTGCTGGCTGATGACCGGCAGTCGCGACTACCTGATGCGTGTGGTCACCCGCACCATGGCCGAGTTCGAGCAGTTCCTCGTCGGCAGGCTGACCAAGGTGAAAGGCGTGTCCGAGATTGAAAGCTCGATTCCGCTGCGCCGTGTGAAATCCGCTGGATCGCGCACCCCGTGA
- a CDS encoding DUF305 domain-containing protein, which translates to MASHDGDHDSEQNHGNSYGRFFAMIGTSTVVMYGLMYLNTYALDHIFFSQTRMWMALYMGGVMAIIMLAFMLGMYSNRKTNIAIFVGAAIAFAGGLYLVRSQDTVSDIAWMKAMIPHHSIAILTSERANISDPRVRALADAIIEAQRSEIEEMKLYIEDIEANGDAPAGTPRAEP; encoded by the coding sequence ATGGCTTCACACGACGGGGATCACGATAGCGAACAGAACCATGGCAACAGCTACGGTCGGTTTTTCGCGATGATCGGTACGTCGACGGTTGTGATGTACGGCTTGATGTATCTCAACACCTACGCGCTCGATCACATCTTCTTCTCGCAGACCCGCATGTGGATGGCCCTCTACATGGGCGGTGTGATGGCGATCATCATGCTCGCCTTCATGCTTGGCATGTATTCGAACAGGAAAACCAATATCGCAATTTTCGTCGGCGCGGCGATTGCCTTTGCCGGCGGGCTCTACCTCGTTCGGTCGCAGGACACGGTCAGCGACATTGCCTGGATGAAGGCGATGATCCCGCACCATTCCATCGCGATCCTGACCAGCGAGCGGGCGAATATTTCCGACCCCCGCGTGCGCGCCTTGGCCGACGCGATCATCGAGGCCCAGCGCAGTGAGATCGAGGAAATGAAACTCTACATCGAAGATATCGAAGCCAACGGGGACGCCCCCGCCGGCACCCCACGCGCCGAACCCTGA
- a CDS encoding metal-sensitive transcriptional regulator, which translates to MKAIKEKTMDRLARLEGQVRGVAKMVENDRYCMDILAQTAAIRSALLGVERLVLENHAAHCVQSAIASGDKEEQRAKFDELIGLLQKASR; encoded by the coding sequence ATGAAAGCGATCAAGGAAAAGACGATGGACCGCCTCGCGCGCCTTGAAGGGCAGGTGAGGGGTGTCGCGAAAATGGTCGAGAATGACCGGTACTGCATGGACATTCTCGCGCAAACGGCCGCGATCCGTTCCGCTCTGCTCGGCGTCGAAAGACTCGTGCTGGAAAATCACGCCGCCCATTGCGTGCAATCGGCCATTGCGAGCGGTGATAAGGAGGAACAGCGCGCCAAGTTCGACGAGCTGATCGGGCTTTTGCAAAAGGCGTCACGCTAG
- a CDS encoding copper resistance CopC family protein yields MKPTLLALASVLATATAALAHSKAEGTTPADGATVESIEAIELRFDDPMRVTAIALAGPDGDLEITRETGLDPVTEFRAMPPENMPAGAYTVDWRGLSPDGHPMQGSFGFTVSD; encoded by the coding sequence ATGAAGCCTACCCTTCTGGCCCTCGCGTCCGTGCTGGCGACGGCGACCGCCGCGCTGGCCCACTCCAAAGCCGAAGGCACGACACCTGCCGATGGTGCAACCGTCGAAAGCATCGAGGCCATCGAACTGCGTTTCGACGATCCGATGCGGGTGACCGCCATTGCCCTTGCCGGGCCTGACGGCGATCTGGAAATCACCCGTGAAACCGGCCTCGATCCTGTAACGGAGTTCCGGGCCATGCCGCCGGAAAACATGCCCGCCGGGGCCTACACGGTCGACTGGCGCGGCCTGTCGCCGGACGGCCACCCGATGCAGGGCAGCTTCGGCTTCACGGTCTCGGACTGA
- a CDS encoding DUF411 domain-containing protein gives MKPIKTLLAVVPAAALSLGLASFGAAGMVHAESHSDMADHGTMHVTKSPTCGCCGAWVALAREEGYDIEVTETRDVTSVKLDNDVPGTMWACHTATIDGYVIEGHVPFAALSKLLEERPEISGIAVPGMPGGSPGMGNDPTARYDVMAFGGEAGEGKVFYQAGL, from the coding sequence ATGAAACCGATCAAGACACTACTCGCCGTCGTCCCTGCTGCCGCTCTTTCGCTTGGCCTTGCCTCCTTCGGCGCGGCCGGAATGGTCCATGCGGAAAGCCATTCCGACATGGCCGATCACGGGACCATGCATGTAACCAAAAGCCCGACCTGCGGCTGCTGTGGTGCATGGGTCGCGCTCGCCCGCGAGGAAGGTTACGACATCGAGGTCACCGAAACCCGCGATGTGACCAGTGTGAAGCTCGACAACGACGTGCCCGGCACGATGTGGGCCTGCCACACCGCGACGATCGACGGCTACGTGATCGAAGGTCACGTGCCCTTCGCGGCCCTGTCCAAGCTGCTCGAGGAACGCCCCGAGATTTCCGGTATCGCGGTGCCGGGGATGCCCGGCGGCTCGCCCGGGATGGGGAACGACCCAACCGCGCGGTATGACGTGATGGCCTTCGGCGGCGAGGCCGGTGAGGGCAAGGTCTTTTATCAGGCCGGGCTGTGA
- a CDS encoding alpha-hydroxy acid oxidase — protein MVDLMGLDRAASIEDLRLKAKSRIPRFAFDLVDGGAENERNLRRNSEAFEEVEMTPRYMVDVSDIDTRASVFGQTFDVPFGMAPIGMLNAFWPGADLTLARLCKAQNIPYTASSAASTTLEKLAEAADGNGWFQLYVSSDPDVTESLISRAEAAGYTTLIVTADVPAAGKRDRDIRNQLAVPFRFTPEVVLQCAMNPRWALTSLKHGSPNVANYADLLQSATSYADVQKTLITAGFTWEDLKRLRNRWKGKLLVKGILHEKDAVACAELGCDGIVVSNHGGRQVAFGPPTIEALPAIAKAVAGRMTIILDSGIRRGADVLRAKALGADFTFAGRALAYGVGAGSDAGAKRAFDILQLELVRALGQLGIPSYAEVGPSELSASNRTGS, from the coding sequence GTGGTCGATCTGATGGGATTGGACCGCGCCGCCTCGATCGAAGACCTCAGGCTGAAGGCCAAAAGCAGGATCCCGCGTTTTGCTTTCGATCTGGTCGACGGCGGTGCGGAAAACGAACGCAACCTGCGCCGCAACTCCGAAGCCTTCGAAGAGGTGGAAATGACCCCGCGCTACATGGTCGACGTCTCCGACATCGACACGCGCGCGAGCGTGTTCGGGCAGACCTTCGATGTGCCCTTTGGCATGGCTCCGATCGGCATGCTCAACGCTTTCTGGCCCGGGGCTGATCTGACGCTGGCGCGCCTGTGCAAGGCGCAGAACATCCCCTACACGGCCAGCTCGGCCGCTTCCACCACGCTCGAAAAACTGGCCGAAGCCGCAGACGGCAACGGCTGGTTCCAGCTTTATGTGTCCAGCGATCCGGATGTCACCGAAAGCTTGATCTCCCGCGCGGAAGCCGCTGGCTATACAACCTTGATCGTCACCGCCGATGTGCCTGCGGCGGGCAAGCGCGACCGCGACATCCGCAACCAGCTTGCTGTGCCCTTCCGGTTCACGCCCGAGGTCGTCCTGCAGTGCGCGATGAACCCGCGCTGGGCGCTGACAAGCCTGAAACACGGCAGCCCGAACGTGGCCAATTACGCCGACCTTCTGCAAAGTGCCACGTCCTACGCCGATGTTCAAAAGACGCTCATCACCGCGGGGTTCACCTGGGAAGACCTCAAACGCTTGCGAAACCGCTGGAAGGGCAAGCTTCTGGTCAAAGGGATCTTGCACGAAAAAGACGCCGTGGCCTGCGCGGAACTGGGCTGCGACGGGATCGTGGTCTCTAACCACGGGGGGCGTCAGGTGGCCTTCGGGCCGCCGACGATCGAGGCACTGCCCGCCATTGCAAAGGCAGTCGCCGGGCGCATGACGATCATCCTCGATAGCGGCATCCGGCGCGGCGCTGACGTGCTGCGCGCAAAGGCACTCGGGGCGGATTTCACCTTTGCGGGCCGCGCGCTCGCCTATGGCGTCGGCGCTGGCAGTGACGCAGGCGCCAAACGCGCCTTCGATATCTTGCAGCTGGAACTGGTACGGGCGCTGGGCCAGCTTGGCATCCCGTCCTACGCCGAGGTCGGCCCGTCAGAGCTTAGCGCATCCAACAGGACGGGCAGCTAG
- a CDS encoding SDR family oxidoreductase — translation MGNPFDLTGRKALVTGGATGIGEGIALALAAAGADVALTYRSHEPDDTLARIKALGVKGAAVKADFSNMDQAGAEDVVRFASDALGGLDILVNNAGIIHREDSTDMPLEDWRRVLSVNLDSVWLLSQAAGKRMVAQGAGKVIIVSSVLASQGGLRVPAYASSKHAVVGLTKALCNEWAPHGVNVNSIAPGYTATDNTQALRDDPDRSKALLERIPAGRFAEPSEIGGAAVFLASDAANYCHGSVVTVDGGWLAR, via the coding sequence CACCGGAGGTGCCACCGGCATCGGCGAGGGCATAGCCCTTGCCCTTGCCGCCGCCGGGGCCGATGTGGCGCTGACCTATCGCAGCCATGAACCCGACGATACCCTCGCCAGGATCAAGGCGCTGGGTGTCAAGGGCGCCGCCGTGAAAGCCGACTTTTCCAATATGGATCAGGCAGGGGCCGAGGACGTGGTCCGTTTTGCCAGCGATGCCTTGGGCGGTCTGGACATTCTGGTGAACAATGCCGGGATCATCCACCGCGAAGACAGCACCGACATGCCGCTGGAGGACTGGCGCCGCGTGCTGTCGGTGAACCTTGATTCCGTTTGGCTGCTGTCTCAGGCGGCGGGCAAGCGCATGGTGGCCCAAGGCGCGGGCAAGGTCATCATCGTGTCCTCTGTGCTGGCGTCCCAAGGGGGGCTGCGTGTGCCAGCCTACGCCTCCAGCAAACATGCGGTCGTGGGCCTGACCAAGGCGCTTTGCAATGAATGGGCACCGCATGGTGTCAACGTCAACAGCATCGCGCCGGGCTACACCGCCACGGATAACACACAGGCGCTGCGCGACGATCCGGACCGCTCGAAGGCGCTGCTGGAACGCATACCGGCAGGCCGCTTTGCCGAGCCTTCGGAAATCGGCGGAGCGGCGGTTTTTCTGGCGTCTGACGCCGCCAATTATTGCCACGGAAGCGTGGTCACCGTCGATGGCGGCTGGCTCGCCCGTTAG
- a CDS encoding GntR family transcriptional regulator, with translation MALCVAHGPEDRETPMQMVKQPKSLTEQTHDILLEAICTGELLPGERLNQDEIAARLQVSRQPVNSAISVLKANGFVEDTGRRGVVVSHITGAQFTSIYEFRTGMEPFAIRLAMERRPATAASQAQDVLKQGWEAVETGDATRKLRADAAFHEMIYGWTGNQIILSTMQMHWQHIRRSIGVVIQKGVAARTSWEEHERIVDAMMRDDVESAVSEMEDHIARAHRITSQRLREASV, from the coding sequence ATGGCATTGTGTGTCGCGCATGGTCCTGAGGACCGGGAGACGCCGATGCAGATGGTCAAACAACCGAAATCGCTCACCGAGCAGACGCACGATATCCTGCTCGAAGCGATCTGCACGGGAGAGCTGTTGCCGGGCGAGCGGTTGAACCAGGACGAGATCGCCGCGCGGTTGCAGGTGTCGCGACAGCCCGTAAACAGCGCGATTTCGGTCCTCAAGGCCAATGGGTTCGTTGAAGATACGGGTCGCCGGGGGGTAGTCGTGTCGCACATCACCGGCGCGCAGTTTACCTCAATTTATGAATTCCGGACGGGGATGGAGCCCTTTGCAATCCGCCTCGCGATGGAGCGCAGGCCCGCGACAGCGGCGAGCCAGGCGCAGGATGTGCTGAAACAGGGCTGGGAAGCGGTAGAGACCGGCGATGCGACGCGCAAACTGCGGGCGGATGCGGCTTTTCACGAGATGATCTATGGCTGGACCGGCAATCAGATCATCCTGTCGACCATGCAGATGCACTGGCAGCACATACGCCGCTCGATCGGAGTCGTGATCCAGAAGGGCGTCGCGGCACGGACATCCTGGGAAGAACACGAACGCATCGTTGACGCGATGATGCGCGATGACGTGGAATCCGCCGTCTCGGAGATGGAAGACCATATCGCCCGTGCCCACCGGATCACGTCGCAACGATTGCGCGAGGCGTCTGTCTGA
- a CDS encoding SDR family oxidoreductase — MEQSLKGKTALITAAGAGIGRASAEALAARGAKVIATDLNGDLVAELADASPNITGHALDVLDAAAVEALVASVAPVDILLNCAGWVHDGTILDCDEDVWDRAFDLNAKAMYRITKAVLPGMLEKGAGSIINIASIVSSEKGAPRRFAYGASKAAIIGMTKSIAADFVKDGIRCNAICPGTVQSPSLNDRLTATGDFDKALAAFKERQPMGRLGQPEEIAEMVCYLAGDLSAFTTGQAFAVDGGWSI, encoded by the coding sequence ATGGAACAATCACTTAAGGGCAAAACCGCCCTGATCACCGCGGCGGGTGCCGGTATCGGACGCGCCAGCGCCGAAGCGCTGGCCGCGCGTGGCGCGAAAGTCATCGCCACCGATCTGAACGGCGATCTGGTCGCCGAACTGGCGGACGCATCGCCCAACATCACCGGCCACGCGCTTGACGTGCTGGATGCCGCTGCCGTTGAGGCGCTTGTCGCCTCCGTGGCGCCTGTGGACATCCTGCTCAACTGTGCGGGCTGGGTCCATGACGGCACAATTCTTGATTGCGACGAAGACGTCTGGGACCGTGCCTTTGATCTGAACGCCAAGGCGATGTACCGGATCACCAAGGCGGTCCTGCCCGGAATGCTGGAAAAAGGCGCGGGGTCGATCATCAACATCGCCTCCATCGTTTCCAGCGAAAAAGGCGCGCCGCGCCGGTTTGCCTATGGCGCGTCCAAGGCGGCGATCATCGGCATGACCAAATCCATCGCCGCTGATTTCGTCAAGGACGGCATCCGGTGCAACGCGATCTGCCCCGGCACGGTGCAAAGCCCGTCCCTGAACGACCGCCTGACCGCGACCGGCGATTTCGACAAGGCCCTTGCCGCCTTCAAGGAACGCCAGCCCATGGGGCGGCTCGGTCAACCCGAGGAAATCGCCGAAATGGTCTGTTATCTGGCCGGAGACCTGTCCGCCTTTACCACCGGACAGGCCTTTGCCGTCGATGGCGGGTGGTCGATCTGA